Below is a window of Chiroxiphia lanceolata isolate bChiLan1 chromosome 9, bChiLan1.pri, whole genome shotgun sequence DNA.
CAGGCTGTCCCCACCCCTGCAGTCCCTAAATTGAGGTCATTGCCCCTTGCACCCCACCAGGActgtccccagtccctgccagcccccaggCTTGTGCCTTTGCAAGGGTGCATCACAGTCAGGGAAAACCTCAGCAGGAACATTGAGGaacaaccaggaaaaaaaaggataaaaccCTACAAAAACCCCTGGGGACAGTTGTTTGGCCTATGTAGGAGCAGCCTATGGGtaggagcagcacagccctcagagACTGATGCCTGCCCTCACAGGAGGAATGCTCTGGGTGCCCTGTTTGGGTCACCAGCAGTTAATGCTCAGCCAAGGGGTTCTTGGATGCACTAACAAAGAAATCCCTGCTGTCTCCAACCCAAATGTAGGGATCCTGCTGTCTGTCTTCACATTCCACCACAGGCTGCCTGACACCCCCAGCTTAGCACAGtgcaacagaaacagaaagtcACGTAGAAAACCCCACACACTTAGGATTTATTATTAGAAAGCCTGTGGTTCAGGTTCAGTAAAAACAAGTGTATAAAAAGGACTGTTGGAGGCGGGGAAGGGTATGGCAGCATCCCCAGTCACTGGCTGGCCGATGAAGTGCAggcaggggacagggctgtgggagcagtgTGGCCACAGCCTTCCCGCTGCCAAAGAGGAACCCCTGCTGCTGTGAGTCCATGGTGCCAGGGGCTGAATAACCCCAGGAGGGCTCCACCCAAGGGGGGAGGGCAGGCCTGGCCCCAGGACACATCCAGGACCGCAGTGGCCACATCCAGGCACAATTCCCACAGGGGAGCCAGTGGAAAGGACGAGTGGGAGACTGGTACAGTGCCATGTACTGGgcttgcagcagcacagggacacaccatcccctgccacgggcaAGACTCCCCACAGGGTGGGTCTCGGGGGGGCTCACACGTGGAAGGTGCTGTCACGGGGCAGTCGGTGCCCGGAGGAAGGCGTGGAGGGagagctgtgtcccagggcaggtgctgcctgctccctgtgGTTTTGCCCCCCGCTTCCGCTTGGAGCCCTACAGGAGACAAGCAGTAGAACTAAATCAAACCCCAAGGGCCCCCACGGCCTCCAGGGATCCCCTCTGGAGAAAGGGGCCCCTGGTACTGGGGATATCCtggggcagtgccagccagGCAAGTCCCCCTGCCACAGGATGCTCCTTGGACTGATCCCAAACCCCATGGGGGCTTCAGCATGGCACACCAGAGGCTGTCCCACAGCaacagggagcagctcctggggctccaGGCACCCTGGAGCGCTGCTCACCTTGCCAGGGCTGGTctccttcctgtgctgcttctcatgCGCTTTCAGCACCTGAAGGGAGCACAAGagagcccagagctgaacaGCAGCTGGGTCTTGGAGCTGAGACAGCCTGCAGAGGCTGAGGGGATGGCAGAGGCTCTCCCAGAAAGactgagggaagggaggagaggccCAGGTGCCCCCCAGTACCTTTTTCATGGCTGTGGACACAGCCGAGGCATGGAACTCCTCCTCTGTCACCCAGCGGGATGGGGAGGCAGGGTCCAGGGTCACATCCCCATCCAGGGGCAGGAAATAGACCACATACGTCTGGTGGATGTGGGAGAAGATGTGGATGACCTATGAGGGGATGGGAAGACACATGAAACAGGCAGCTGGCCTGCAGTGAGGGgtgcacagctcagctgccccACAAGTGCACCGAGTCTGCCAGGGCTCTGAGGAATGGAGCAGAGCTTGGGAAGGGTGACAGTGGGGAAGTGGGACCCTTTTCCCCTGTGCTGCATCCCTGTGGCTGAGCACAGGGGGCTCACACTATATCCCTCCGGCTCCAGGCTCACCTCTCCAATGAACCGCAGGCCTTTGGCTGCCACGGGCTGCCCCATCCAGGCCTGGAGGTGATcagccagcacctccctctccttctcctcctgcagatCTTGAGCCAGTGGGAGACTTGGGAACTCCCAGAGTCCAGCCAGGAGACCTGGGGAGGAGGCATGACAGAAATGTGAGACAGCAAGGGGCACATCTGGAGACACGGAGCCTCCTCATAGCCCCAAGGGCCTCCTTTCCCCACCCCAGCAGGAACTGCATCTCCAGTgcctctcccaggctgctctgtccctcacgcaggtgggaaggggctgcgTGGTGCCTCCatccccctcctgcccagccccatcACCTGAGCTGGGTCTCTGCACGATGAGGTACTCGGGGCCCCCACGGCAGCCCCTCCGCTCCAGCACACACGTGGCCGTTCGCATCGCCCGCGGCTGCTTCTTTGCTGCTTTCCGAGGAAAGTTGGTCACCCCCAGGCTGCTGTCCCACGGCTCTGtggctggggggcacaggggacagtcCCCAACACCTGCAAACACCAATGTAACAGTTGCTGCAGGGCCCAGACCTGGAGCTACAACAGGGATCTCCCCCCGCGCTCACCACAGTCCTCAACATCGGGCACTGGGGCGGGTTTTCCAAACAGCTTCTGCGAGGCAAAGGCCACCTCCTTCTCCACCTGCAAGGAGGGACAGGAGCGGGGACAGGCTCATCCACCAGCCCACCCTGTCCCCATGCATGGCAACCCCTCAGGGCCACATTTTGGGGGCATACCTACCCTGCACCGTGCTCGGCAGTGCTGCTTCACAGGGCACTCCCCGCACAGCGGGGCCTTGGGCACACACACGGTCGCCCCCAGCTCCATCAGGGCTTGGTTAAAATCCCCGGGGCGGCTCCTGTCCACCAGGGCATTGGCCATGTCCCTGGACAAACAGTAGTGAgaggcacagggctctgcaagGAGAGCATCCCAGGACCTTTgcctgcctcctgcctgccacGGACAATGCTCCTATGTAGGCACAGGTAACACAGCTCCTTTCTCCACtactcccagcagcaccaccttCCCAACAGCTCCTGTACCCCACGCCTCTCTCCCTACACAGGCTCAGCTCCCCATGGCTCCTGAGTAGTCCTGTGCTTGGCCATGATCACCACAGCTCcaaacagggacagagcatTCCCCTTACCAGAGCCGGTCGATGACGGCCGGGCTGCTGGAGTCGGCACCGATGCATCGCAGGCGGCACAGCACACGGATCACATTCCCATCCACAACACCAGTAGCCTGGGACCAGGAACTGGGGTTACCATGCTGGGATGTGCTCCAGGcaaggcagggagctggggtgcTCCCAGGATGGAGAGGGACACACAAGAGGCCAACCCATAGGCCAAGCTTGGGCAGCAGGTGAGATGCACCCCAAAGTGAGGGAAGAGCAAGAGCCAAGCACAGCCCTGAGGAGGAGCCCCTGGTTTGTGAGaccccagcagcaggaccctGCCAGGAATGAGGCTGGGTGGCAGAGAGGGAAGACATGTCCAGTGATGCCCAGCTCTCACCTGGCCATACGAGATGGATGCGATGGCTCCCGCCGTGTATCGGCCCACTCctggcagcagcttctgcagggCCTCAGCCGTCCTGGGCATGTGGCCACCCAGCTCAGACACCACCTGGTAGAGAGGGAGCTGAAGTCTAGGAAGCAGCTGGGGTGGGTGCATGCGGGCAACTCGTTTTGCCCACAGGAAGACGGGATCCCACCCTCTGCAGCCTCATGCCAGCAGCTCACAGCCCCAGCAAGGCAGGGCAGGTGTGAGCCAGCACCAACCCACCACCCACAGAGGGGTTTGGAAAtgccctcctgcccagctccagagcaCCTTCTTTGCTGCCTCCTGCAGACGCTTCCCTCTTGAGTAGTAGCCAAGCCCAGCCCACAACTCGTTCACCTCCTGCTCCAAGAGACACAGCACAGTGTTAATGGAGagccacagggcagggagagcaccCGATCCCAGTAGCACTCACCTCCAGGGAtgcctgtgccagagcctgCAGTGTTGGCCATTTCTGTGGTACAGAGGAAAGGGGACAAGTCAGGGACAaacagagctgtgctctgcagctggggaTCTGCCACAGGCAGTGGACATGTTCTCCAAAAGGGGCAGCCTGTGGGCACAGGACTCTGTGAGGAACAGTCACCTGCATCCAGCGGTTGTAGTAGTTGATCACTGTAGCCACCTGTGTCTGCTGGAGCATGATCTCGGACACCCacactgcagggagcagggcaggcatCAGAGCAGAGGCCCCAGCACCACCCACACCTTGTGCTGTGGCCACGTGAGCACTGGCTACAAGCACTGCAGAGCATCCAGCTCACaggatcccttcccacccctcaCCTTCCCCACATGCTACCCCACATGAGCTCCCCCAGGCCCAAAGTGGGCTCTCCAACCCTGCAGTGCCTTGCAGGGTGAATCAGTGGCTCTCATGGCCACTCCAGGCAGCTTGTTCCAAGGATGGCAACTGAAGCCACCCCTCACAACGCCACACACAGAGGGGCACCCCACACGTGCTGGGCACAGTCCCCGCTCCTCACCTGCGTACCCCCGTCTGTCGGCATCCGGCTCTGTCGCTGCCTGAAAGGGGAGGATCATGGTGTGAGAAACAAGGTGATACAGGACCTTGTGTGACACAAAGGGAACCtgcatgtaaaataaaactactcGTGGTGTGTTTTGAATGCCACAGTGggatttgcaaaaaaaaaaaaaaacaaacaaaaaactttcCCCAAGCGCTCACAAGTTCTGAGTTCAAGTTAATCAAGTGACAGCCAAAGCAGCTTCTTCCTGGTGAAATGTCCCAGAGTCACCTTCGACGTCCAAAATTCCACGAGAGGAGCTGTCCCAGACCTGAGCCCCTCTACACAGGAAGTGATTGCAGGCAGATGTAAATCCCACAGAGGGGCCAAACAGTTCCCAGCACCACACAGGCAGATGCTGCTGTAAAGGAGGCTGCATCCTCAGCACCCCGTCACCCCTGAGCCACTGGCTGccaggctgagcacagagcaggcaggagctctAACAAAAACACCCAGTGGGCTTAAAGCAAATACAAAGCAAATGCATGGAAAACCTCACTGCTGCAGGGTATCGCAGAGGCAGGAAcaaaacaggattaaaaaacaACTAATCATGCCAGAGAAAAGAACTCCTGGTTGGAGGCTGTGTTCGAGAAGTGTACCCTGCTTTACTCTTCATACCTAGGGACTGGCTACAGACAACCCCCCAAGGAACTGCCACGACTAGCTGGGAGTGCTTCCATGAAGGTAGGGATGCACCACAAAGGGAAAGACACCATGGTCACTTCACCAAAGCTCCCTTAAGGCAAAGTGCTTCCCGATGTCTCCCCTTACCAGCGCCCTCCAAGGAAGGTCCCGCTTGCATCTGTCGTACCAAGCGAGCAGGTTCTTGCGCAGGGACTCGACCTCCGCCGGGTCGCTGAAGTGATGCCGGGCGGGTGGCGGGGCGGGCGCTGGAGCCGGGGCCCCTGCCGGGAGAGCGGGATCAGGGCACGAAGGGCTGCGGGGCTCGACCGCAGCAGAGGCGGGAGCTCGGCAGGGCCGCTGCCGGGTGGACGCGCACCGAGTGCGGGGCCTTACAAGGACCCAGGAGGCACCAGTGGCTGCCTGGGGGGCAGCAGAGGACACCCCACGCTCCCCCCAACCCTCTCGCTGCCGGGCACCTCCGCGGGGTGACGTGCGCTTCCTGCCCCGGCCCGCGCTGCCGCCGCTCCGTCGGAgcgccccggccgccgccgccaccgctGTCCCAGCCCGGGACCGGGTCATGGCGAGACCGCTCCCGCCGGGGCCGCCACGTGACACCTTCCCGGGAAAACATTTCCCGCCCCCACGTGGCCCCGCCCTCTGACCGCTCCAGCCAATCGTAGGGAGGCGCAGGGAGGGGCTCGCGCTCTCCCGCCCTCAGCGCGCGCACCGGGGCGGGGCCTCCCGGCGCGCGGCAGCCAATCAGCGAGCCGGGAGCAAAACGGGGCGGGGCCCGCCCCTTCTTCCGCCGGCCCGAGCGCCTCAATGGGGAAGGACCCCGGGGAGGTGTCCGTGCTAAACGCCCGTTTACTTAACCCAGAATTTCGGTTGAAAACGGATTTTGGGAACGGTAAAAAAGCCTCACCGGGGCCAGCAGGGGTCGCGCCGGCCGCGCGggagggcggggcggggcgggcggggcccgcggcgggcgggcggcggggcaggCGCGGCGGCAGAGGCCCGGGCCCCGCGCGGGCGCGGCCATGGCGGGCGCCGCGCGGGTGCCGGTAGTGGACGTGCAGAGCGACAACCTGGGCGAACTGTGGCCGTCCCTGCTGCTGGCGCTGCGCTCCGCCACCTTCGTGGCCGTGGACACGGTgagccggggcgggggcgccgCCGGGGTgcggccggggccgcggggccgctgacgggtgtctgtgtgtgtctcccCGCAGGAGCTGAGCGGTCTCGGCGCCAGGAAGTCGCTGCTGAGCCCGTGAGTgcccagcggggccggggcgggggatggggggggggggggggcgcggccCTCGGTGCCGAGGGTTCACGCTCCGCTGTCCCGCCGCAGGTGCATCGAGGAGCGGTACAAGGCCGTCTGCAGCGCCGCCAGGACACGCTCCGTGCTGTCGCTCGGCCTCGCCTGCTTCAAGCAGCTCCCGGAGAAGGTGCGTGCGCGGGCCGTTTGCTGCTGCTCCCGCCTTCCCGGGAAGCAGCGGGGACGCGCCGGGAGTTGGGGCCCAACCCCCGCCCCGCCGAGCTGCCCCCGGGCTGTTCCGGCACCCCTGTGACCTGTCCGTTCTTTGTCCGCTCTCCCGGCGCAGTCCGAGAACACGTACCTGTGCCAGATCTACAACCTGACGCTGCTCTGCATGGAGGATTACGTGGTGGAGCCCCAGTCGGTGCAGTTCCTGGTGCAGCACGGCTTCGACTTCAACAAGCAGTACTCCCAGGGGATCCCGTACCACAAGGGCAACGACAAGGTACAAACCCAGCTCAGGctgctgggagggcactggctgctcctgctcctgagTGAGGGTGGGCTCACACTGCGGCCCTGAGTGCAGCATTGCCCCTCTCACCTCCCTGCTGCTTCACACCCAGGCTGTCGCTTGGTGCAGTTGCTTTTCcaaatgtttgtgtttgttcAGAGCAGGTCACAGATGTGAGCAGTGttgtgctggcacaggctcTGAGGGCTCCCCAGGGTGGTGGCAGGCTGGGGTGCTGAGGCTCCCTGACTGATCCTTCCTCTTGCAGGGCAATGAGAGCCAGAGCCAGGGCGTCCGGACGCTTTTCCTGGAGCTCATCCGGGCGAGGAAGCCACTCATTCTCCATAATGGCCTGATTGACCTGGTGTTCCTGTACCAGTGCTTCTACGCCCACCTCCCCGAGAGCCTGGGCACCTTCACTGCCGACCTCTCCGAGATGTTCCCAGCAGGAATATACGACACCAAGTACGCTTCGGAGTTTGAGATGCGCTTTGTGGCGTCCTACCTGGAGTACGCCTACAAGAAGTGGTGAGCATCCCTCTGGTACTTAAGAGATCACAGGGGGAAGTCactgtgtatttgtttttccaggCAAGGGGGGCTGTGTCCTTTCATTGTCCCACTGCCTGTAAAAAGGTGCTTTTCAGGTGACCCATGCTCTGTTTCTGGTCTGGGTGCTGAGTGCACAGGGGTGCATTTTTTAATACACCTTTCCTCTCTGTTGGGTAGCTGCTGAAAGAGGATTTCAGACCTAGTGCCAGCAGAAGACTGACCACAGTGACCTGATCTGAGAACTAATTGGGTCGCTGCCTGGTTCTGGTCCAGCAGTGCCACAGGGTCACAGCAGAAACACACATCCCCTACGAGCTCAGAGAGCAAATCAAAACAGGGCTGCCCTGCAGGGTCTGCTGGTTATAACTCTGTTTTGTGAGGGGTGCTGCAGTTAAAGAGTGGGTGCTCCCTGCACCTCCTGACGCTGACCAGCTCTGTCACACGCACCTGCAGCCCGCTCCAAATCCCATCACTGCCTTCCAAGCGAGGGTTGTGCTCTTTTTCAGGACACCTGTCTGTGCTTTGCAGTCTGGCCCCACATTCTGCAGTCTCCACACAATCTAAACAAGCCCCTGGCAGTGCTATACAGCCCCTGGAATCTCCAAAAAGCTCAAGTCATGCTCTGCATAGAggagaaacagtatttttagtgACTGTTTTATCTCAGGAAATGCCACTTTGACAGGTCTGAAAACATTCAAGATGGTTGTTCGCAAAACATGAGAGTGCTTTGTTTTGACaagataaaaatactttttaaactGACCTCTTAAATGTTTTAACCCACAATTCTAGTTTCATGGAGCCTTCCAG
It encodes the following:
- the MUTYH gene encoding adenine DNA glycosylase, encoding MLQQTQVATVINYYNRWMQKWPTLQALAQASLEEVNELWAGLGYYSRGKRLQEAAKKVVSELGGHMPRTAEALQKLLPGVGRYTAGAIASISYGQATGVVDGNVIRVLCRLRCIGADSSSPAVIDRLWDMANALVDRSRPGDFNQALMELGATVCVPKAPLCGECPVKQHCRARCRVEKEVAFASQKLFGKPAPVPDVEDCVGDCPLCPPATEPWDSSLGVTNFPRKAAKKQPRAMRTATCVLERRGCRGGPEYLIVQRPSSGLLAGLWEFPSLPLAQDLQEEKEREVLADHLQAWMGQPVAAKGLRFIGEVIHIFSHIHQTYVVYFLPLDGDVTLDPASPSRWVTEEEFHASAVSTAMKKVLKAHEKQHRKETSPGKGSKRKRGAKPQGAGSTCPGTQLSLHAFLRAPTAP